The following proteins come from a genomic window of Enterobacter chengduensis:
- the rmuC gene encoding DNA recombination protein RmuC — protein MDISILIYAVIALAGVAIGWLMSSYQHAQQKADRLAEREEIVADLSATKQQLALSEHWRDECELLNNELRNLRDINTSLEADLREVTTRLESTQLHAEDKIRQMINSEQRLSEQFENLANRIFEHSNRRVDEQNRQSLNSLLTPLREQLDGFRRQVQDSFGQEARERHTLAHEIRNLQQLNAQMAQEAVNLTRALKGDNKTQGNWGEVVLTRVLEASGLREGYEYETQVSIENDARSRMQPDVIVRLPQGKDVVIDAKMTLVAYERYFNAEDDYTRESALQEHIASVRNHIRLLGRKDYQQLPGLRSLDYVLMFIPVEPAFLLALDRQPELITEALKNNIMLVSPTTLLVALRTIANLWRYEHQSRNAQQIADRASKLYDKMRLFVDDMSSVGQSLDRAQDNYRQAMKKLASGRGNLLAQAESFRSLGVEVKREINPELVEQATAQDDEFRLREGAGEQKTNSEDNALAADLPPDEPPARFFRGG, from the coding sequence GTGGATATCTCAATCCTGATTTATGCGGTGATTGCGCTGGCGGGCGTGGCGATAGGCTGGCTGATGTCCAGCTACCAGCACGCGCAGCAGAAGGCCGATCGGCTGGCTGAACGTGAAGAGATCGTCGCCGACTTAAGCGCGACAAAACAGCAGCTTGCCCTGAGCGAGCACTGGCGCGACGAGTGTGAACTGCTCAACAACGAGCTGCGCAACCTGCGTGATATCAACACGTCGCTGGAGGCCGATCTCCGCGAAGTGACCACCCGCCTGGAATCCACCCAGCTGCATGCGGAAGATAAAATCCGCCAGATGATCAACAGCGAGCAGCGCCTCAGCGAACAGTTTGAGAACCTCGCCAACCGAATTTTTGAGCACAGCAACCGCCGCGTTGATGAACAGAACCGCCAGAGCCTGAACAGCCTGCTGACGCCGCTGCGTGAACAGCTGGACGGTTTTCGTCGTCAGGTGCAGGACAGCTTTGGTCAGGAAGCCCGCGAGCGGCACACGCTGGCGCATGAGATTCGCAATCTTCAGCAGCTGAATGCCCAAATGGCGCAGGAAGCGGTCAACCTGACCCGCGCGCTGAAGGGGGATAACAAAACCCAGGGCAACTGGGGAGAAGTGGTGCTGACCCGCGTGCTGGAGGCCTCTGGTCTGCGGGAAGGGTACGAATATGAAACGCAGGTAAGTATCGAAAACGATGCCCGCTCTCGAATGCAGCCGGATGTGATCGTGCGGCTGCCGCAGGGCAAAGATGTGGTGATTGACGCCAAAATGACGCTGGTGGCGTACGAACGTTATTTCAACGCCGAGGATGACTATACCCGCGAATCCGCGCTGCAGGAGCACATCGCCTCCGTGCGTAACCACATCCGCCTGCTCGGCAGAAAGGATTACCAGCAGCTGCCGGGGCTGCGCTCGCTGGACTACGTCCTGATGTTTATCCCGGTAGAGCCCGCATTTCTGCTGGCGCTCGACAGGCAGCCTGAACTCATCACCGAAGCGCTCAAAAATAACATCATGCTGGTCAGCCCTACCACGCTGCTGGTGGCGTTACGTACCATTGCCAACCTGTGGCGCTATGAGCACCAGAGCCGCAACGCGCAGCAGATTGCCGATCGTGCCAGCAAGCTGTACGACAAAATGCGCCTCTTTGTGGACGACATGTCTTCCGTTGGGCAGAGCCTGGATCGTGCGCAGGATAACTACCGCCAGGCGATGAAAAAACTCGCCTCCGGACGCGGCAACCTGCTGGCGCAGGCCGAATCATTCCGCAGCCTGGGGGTAGAAGTTAAACGCGAGATTAATCCGGAATTGGTTGAACAGGCGACCGCTCAGGACGACGAGTTTCGCCTGCGAGAAGGTGCGGGTGAACAAAAGACAAACAGTGAAGACAACGCGTTAGCGGCGGATTTGCCACCGGACGAGCCGCCGGCGCGTTTCTTTCGCGGTGGTTGA
- the ubiJ gene encoding ubiquinone biosynthesis protein UbiJ: MPFKPLVSAGIENVLNAFLYRAPALKAARQRLNGKVLRIVLKEFSTPLVLVFSERQLDVLGAWEGEADCSVITHMSVLPKLRDRQQLTALIRSGELEVEGDIQVVQNFVALTDLAEFDPAELLAPFIGDIAAEGIGKVLHGGASFARKSLQRQQRYAAEVLTEEWRMAPGPLEVAWFAEETAAVERAVDALTKRLEKLEGK, translated from the coding sequence GTGCCCTTTAAACCCTTAGTCTCCGCAGGCATCGAGAATGTACTGAACGCTTTTCTGTATCGTGCTCCGGCGCTGAAAGCTGCGCGTCAGCGGCTTAACGGGAAGGTCTTACGCATTGTTCTGAAAGAGTTCTCGACGCCGCTTGTGCTGGTCTTCAGCGAACGTCAGCTTGACGTTCTCGGGGCGTGGGAAGGCGAAGCCGACTGCTCGGTCATTACGCATATGAGCGTGCTGCCAAAACTGCGCGATCGCCAGCAATTAACGGCGCTTATCCGCAGCGGTGAGCTGGAAGTGGAAGGCGACATTCAGGTCGTGCAGAACTTTGTTGCGCTCACCGATCTGGCGGAGTTTGATCCGGCAGAGCTGCTCGCGCCTTTTATCGGCGACATTGCCGCTGAAGGTATCGGGAAAGTCCTTCATGGTGGCGCATCTTTTGCGCGTAAAAGCCTCCAACGCCAGCAACGCTATGCGGCGGAAGTGCTGACAGAGGAGTGGCGAATGGCGCCTGGTCCACTCGAAGTGGCATGGTTTGCGGAAGAGACCGCTGCTGTTGAACGTGCGGTTGATGCGTTGACCAAACGGCTGGAAAAACTGGAGGGCAAATGA
- a CDS encoding dienelactone hydrolase family protein produces the protein MTEKTGFAPAAAPLASTIVSTSEEAITAGETSIPSQGENMPAYHARPKSAEGPLPIVIVVQEIFGVHEHIRDLCRRLALEGYLAVAPELYFRQGDPNDYSDIPTLLSNLVSKVPDAQVLADLDHVASWAARNGGDPHRLLVTGFCWGGRISWLYAAHNPQLKAAVAWYGKLVGEKTLNSPKHPVDIATELNAPVLGLYGAQDTGISLDSVETMRHALRAANAKAEIVVYPDAGHAFNADYRPSYHAESAKDGWQRMLAWFSQYGGKKA, from the coding sequence ATGACTGAAAAAACCGGTTTTGCACCTGCTGCGGCCCCGCTTGCTTCAACCATCGTTTCAACCTCAGAAGAGGCCATCACGGCGGGCGAGACCTCCATTCCCTCGCAGGGGGAGAATATGCCTGCTTATCACGCGCGGCCAAAATCGGCAGAGGGTCCGCTGCCCATCGTGATCGTGGTTCAGGAAATTTTCGGCGTTCATGAACATATTCGCGACCTCTGTCGCCGTCTGGCGCTGGAAGGCTATCTGGCCGTTGCGCCAGAGCTCTACTTCCGTCAAGGCGATCCGAACGACTACAGCGATATTCCCACATTGCTTAGCAACCTGGTCAGCAAAGTCCCGGACGCGCAGGTGCTGGCCGATCTCGACCACGTCGCCAGCTGGGCGGCGCGCAACGGGGGCGACCCGCACCGTCTGCTGGTCACCGGTTTCTGCTGGGGTGGACGCATTAGCTGGCTGTATGCCGCGCACAATCCGCAGCTCAAAGCCGCTGTCGCCTGGTACGGCAAACTGGTGGGGGAGAAAACGCTGAATTCGCCGAAACATCCCGTGGATATCGCTACCGAGTTAAATGCCCCGGTGTTAGGCCTGTACGGCGCTCAGGACACAGGGATTTCGCTTGATTCGGTAGAGACCATGCGTCATGCGCTTCGTGCGGCAAATGCAAAGGCGGAGATCGTGGTGTATCCGGATGCCGGGCATGCGTTTAACGCCGACTATCGTCCGAGCTATCACGCGGAATCGGCCAAAGATGGCTGGCAGCGAATGCTGGCGTGGTTTAGCCAGTATGGCGGGAAGAAAGCATAA
- the udp gene encoding uridine phosphorylase: MSKSDVFHLGLTKNDLQGATLAIVPGDPERVEKIAALMDKPVKLAAHREFTTWRAELDGKAVIVCSTGIGGPSTSIAVEELAQLGIRTFLRIGTTGAIQPHINVGDVLVTTASVRLDGASLHFAPMEFPAVADFECTTALVEAAKSVGATTHVGVTASSDTFYPGQERYDTFSGRVVSRFKGSMEEWQSMGVMNYEMESATLLTMCASQGLRAGMVAGVIVNRTQQEIPNAETMKQTESHAVKIVVEAARRLI, from the coding sequence ATGTCTAAGTCTGATGTTTTTCATCTCGGCCTCACCAAAAACGATTTACAAGGGGCTACGCTCGCGATCGTCCCTGGCGACCCTGAGCGTGTGGAAAAGATCGCCGCGCTGATGGATAAGCCGGTCAAGCTGGCTGCCCATCGTGAGTTCACCACCTGGCGTGCAGAGCTGGATGGCAAAGCGGTGATCGTGTGCTCTACCGGTATCGGCGGTCCGTCTACCTCTATTGCTGTTGAAGAGCTGGCGCAGCTGGGCATTCGTACTTTCCTGCGTATCGGTACCACCGGCGCGATCCAGCCGCACATCAACGTGGGCGACGTGCTGGTCACGACCGCATCAGTCCGTCTGGACGGGGCAAGCCTGCACTTTGCACCGATGGAATTCCCGGCAGTGGCGGATTTCGAATGCACCACCGCGCTGGTTGAAGCCGCGAAATCGGTGGGCGCAACCACTCACGTAGGCGTAACCGCGTCGTCCGACACCTTCTATCCGGGCCAGGAGCGTTACGACACCTTCTCAGGCCGCGTGGTAAGCCGCTTCAAGGGCTCAATGGAAGAGTGGCAGTCCATGGGCGTAATGAACTACGAAATGGAATCCGCCACGCTGCTGACCATGTGCGCAAGCCAGGGTCTGCGTGCCGGTATGGTGGCGGGCGTTATCGTCAACCGTACCCAGCAGGAAATCCCGAACGCCGAAACGATGAAGCAGACCGAAAGCCATGCCGTGAAAATCGTGGTAGAAGCCGCGCGTCGCCTGATCTAG
- the ubiB gene encoding ubiquinone biosynthesis regulatory protein kinase UbiB translates to MTPGEIRRLYFIIRTFLSYGLDELIPKMRITLPLRIWRRMLFWMPNRHKGQPLGERLRLALQELGPVWIKFGQMLSTRRDLFPPLIADELAMLQDRVAPFDGARAKKQIEEAMGNIPIEAWFDDFDIKPLASASIAQVHTARLKENGKEVVIKVIRPDILPIIKADMKLIYRLARWVPRLLPDGRRLRPMEVVREYEKTLIDELNLLRESANAIQLRRNFENSPMLYVPEVYSDYCSQNMMVMERIYGIPVSDVVALEKQGTNMKLLAERGVQVFFTQVFRDSFFHADMHPGNIFVSYEHPEDPKYIGIDCGIVGSLNKEDKRYLAENFIAFFNRDYRKVAELHVDSGWVPPDTNVEEFEFAIRTVCEPIFEKPLAEISFGHVLLNLFNTARRFNMEVQPQLVLLQKTLLYVEGVGRQLYPQLDLWKTAKPFLESWIKDQVGLPALVRSLKEKGPFWIEKMPEIPELVYDSLRQSKNLQHSMDKIARELQSSRVRQGQSRYLFGIGATLLLSGTLLLINRPDWQMMPAWLMAGGAVVWLAGWRKTR, encoded by the coding sequence ATGACGCCTGGTGAAATTCGGCGCCTCTATTTCATTATTCGCACCTTTTTGAGCTACGGGCTCGACGAGCTTATCCCCAAAATGCGTATCACGCTGCCGCTTCGTATCTGGCGGCGGATGCTGTTCTGGATGCCCAATCGCCATAAAGGTCAACCGCTGGGAGAGCGTCTGCGCCTGGCGCTGCAGGAGCTCGGCCCGGTGTGGATCAAATTTGGACAGATGCTGTCGACCCGCCGCGATCTCTTCCCGCCGCTGATTGCCGACGAGCTCGCGATGCTGCAGGATCGCGTCGCACCGTTTGACGGCGCGCGCGCGAAAAAGCAAATTGAAGAGGCGATGGGCAATATTCCCATTGAGGCGTGGTTTGACGATTTCGACATTAAGCCATTGGCATCGGCCTCTATCGCGCAGGTGCACACCGCGCGTTTGAAAGAAAACGGCAAAGAAGTCGTTATTAAGGTCATTCGTCCAGACATCCTGCCGATCATCAAAGCGGACATGAAGCTGATTTATCGTCTGGCGCGCTGGGTGCCACGCTTGCTGCCGGACGGGCGTCGTCTGCGTCCGATGGAAGTGGTGCGGGAATATGAAAAAACGCTGATTGATGAGCTTAACCTGCTGCGTGAATCGGCCAACGCCATTCAGCTTCGTCGCAACTTTGAAAACAGCCCGATGCTCTATGTACCTGAAGTCTATTCTGACTACTGCAGTCAGAACATGATGGTGATGGAGCGTATTTACGGTATTCCGGTTTCGGATGTGGTGGCCCTGGAGAAACAGGGTACGAACATGAAGCTTTTAGCTGAGCGTGGCGTACAGGTGTTCTTTACCCAGGTGTTCCGCGACAGCTTTTTCCATGCGGACATGCACCCGGGCAATATCTTTGTCAGCTACGAACATCCTGAGGATCCGAAGTATATCGGTATCGACTGCGGGATTGTGGGGTCGCTAAACAAAGAAGATAAACGCTACCTGGCGGAGAATTTCATCGCGTTCTTCAACCGCGACTATCGCAAGGTGGCCGAACTGCACGTCGATTCCGGCTGGGTGCCGCCGGACACCAACGTCGAAGAGTTCGAGTTCGCGATCCGAACCGTTTGTGAACCGATTTTTGAAAAGCCGCTGGCGGAAATCTCCTTTGGTCACGTGCTGTTAAACCTGTTTAATACGGCTCGCCGCTTTAATATGGAAGTTCAGCCGCAGCTAGTTTTACTCCAGAAAACATTACTTTACGTTGAAGGTGTAGGCCGGCAGCTCTATCCTCAGTTAGACTTGTGGAAGACCGCGAAACCTTTCCTTGAATCCTGGATCAAGGATCAGGTTGGCCTTCCGGCGCTGGTGCGATCTCTGAAAGAGAAAGGCCCGTTCTGGATAGAAAAAATGCCTGAAATTCCTGAACTGGTTTACGACAGTTTGCGTCAGAGCAAGAACCTTCAGCACAGCATGGATAAAATCGCCCGCGAGCTTCAGTCCAGCCGTGTTCGCCAGGGCCAGTCACGCTATCTCTTTGGGATTGGCGCAACGCTGCTGCTGAGCGGTACGCTGCTGCTGATCAACCGCCCGGACTGGCAGATGATGCCCGCCTGGCTGATGGCTGGCGGGGCGGTTGTCTGGCTAGCCGGATGGAGAAAAACGCGCTAA
- the ubiE gene encoding bifunctional demethylmenaquinone methyltransferase/2-methoxy-6-polyprenyl-1,4-benzoquinol methylase UbiE, giving the protein MVDDSQDTTHFGFQTVAKAQKADMVAHVFHSVAAKYDVMNDLMSFGIHRLWKRFTIDCSGVRRGQTVLDLAGGTGDLTAKFSRLVGETGRVVLADINDSMLKMGREKLRNIGVVGNVEYVQANAEALPFPDNTFDCITISFGLRNVTDKEKALRSMYRVLKPGGRLLVLEFSKPIIEPLSKAYDAYSFHVLPRIGELVANDAESYRYLAESIRMHPDQDTLKAMMQDAEFENVEYFNLTAGVVALHRGYKF; this is encoded by the coding sequence ATGGTTGACGATTCACAAGACACAACGCACTTTGGCTTTCAGACTGTCGCCAAAGCGCAGAAAGCTGACATGGTGGCCCACGTATTTCATTCCGTGGCGGCGAAGTACGATGTGATGAACGATCTGATGTCGTTCGGCATTCATCGCTTGTGGAAGCGCTTCACCATTGACTGTAGCGGCGTACGTCGTGGTCAAACGGTGCTGGACTTAGCCGGCGGTACGGGCGACTTAACCGCGAAATTCTCCCGTCTGGTGGGCGAAACCGGTCGCGTTGTTCTCGCCGATATCAATGACTCCATGCTGAAAATGGGACGCGAAAAGCTGCGTAACATCGGCGTGGTGGGGAATGTGGAATATGTGCAGGCAAACGCCGAAGCGTTGCCGTTCCCGGACAATACCTTCGACTGCATCACGATCTCCTTCGGCCTGCGTAACGTGACCGATAAAGAAAAAGCGCTCCGCTCCATGTACCGCGTGCTGAAGCCGGGTGGACGCCTGTTGGTGCTCGAATTCTCCAAACCGATTATTGAGCCGCTGAGCAAAGCTTACGACGCCTATTCCTTCCACGTGCTGCCGCGCATCGGTGAGCTGGTAGCCAACGACGCTGAAAGCTACCGCTATCTGGCGGAATCCATCCGTATGCACCCGGATCAGGACACGTTAAAAGCCATGATGCAGGACGCGGAATTTGAGAACGTTGAATACTTCAACCTGACGGCGGGTGTCGTCGCGCTGCATCGCGGTTACAAATTCTGA